One stretch of Thermococcus sp. 21S9 DNA includes these proteins:
- a CDS encoding methyl-accepting chemotaxis protein, with protein MNVRSIEKASNALAQSVRIKTSSKESSKIIDELAEQISGQFLENNMVIIENIEKLSQVMRELERFQQEFLPFFQRFEVFAQEFNTLVENLEYVSRISDSIASVAKQTNLVALNASIEAARAGEAGRGFAVVADEIRKMAVQTMNLAKEIKDFNTRVMGQLETLRDALAVMDRIKEGTEILGRDIEAMVEISSVLDEISREQEEIVNDIKRLKGIALALRKFAEMQDRYNKELASLLRMMVSEYAKEQKGEL; from the coding sequence ATGAACGTCAGGAGCATCGAGAAGGCATCGAACGCCCTGGCCCAATCGGTTCGTATAAAGACGTCCAGCAAGGAGTCCAGCAAAATCATAGACGAGCTGGCCGAGCAGATTAGCGGACAGTTTCTTGAGAACAACATGGTGATTATTGAGAACATTGAGAAACTCTCCCAGGTCATGAGGGAGCTTGAAAGGTTCCAGCAGGAGTTTCTACCCTTCTTCCAGCGCTTTGAGGTCTTTGCCCAGGAGTTCAACACACTCGTCGAGAACCTTGAGTACGTCTCGAGGATAAGCGACTCGATAGCGAGTGTGGCAAAGCAGACGAACCTCGTTGCCCTGAACGCTTCCATTGAAGCCGCCCGCGCCGGGGAAGCTGGAAGGGGTTTCGCAGTGGTTGCCGATGAGATTCGAAAGATGGCCGTTCAAACGATGAACCTTGCCAAGGAGATAAAGGACTTCAACACCCGCGTCATGGGCCAGCTCGAGACGCTCCGCGACGCTTTGGCCGTCATGGACAGAATTAAGGAGGGCACGGAGATACTCGGCAGGGACATCGAGGCGATGGTTGAGATTAGCTCCGTTCTCGACGAGATTTCGCGCGAGCAGGAGGAGATAGTTAACGATATCAAGAGGCTCAAGGGAATAGCCTTAGCTTTGAGGAAGTTTGCCGAGATGCAGGACAGGTACAACAAGGAGCTGGCTTCCCTCCTCAGGATGATGGTCAGCGAGTACGCGAAGGAGCAGAAAGGTGAGTTGTGA
- a CDS encoding MBL fold metallo-hydrolase — protein MGEYFIEPGLDPRKDHVLYRDDEHLVVYLGTQEGGEDVDVNSYLIVSRGKGILIDPGGYKIFSKVLANASKYIDPRDIEYIYICHQDPDVAGSLPLWREVSNAKIIVHWLWTRFLPHFGFEDAKAVTHELPDEGETMPFGATTLEFIPAHFLHSPGHFSIYDHRSKFLFTGDIGIALLDEPYIVVENIERHIQAMRPVHERLMPTNRAIKAWLDRVKFLDVEAILPQHGAIIPKKFIPRFYDFLENLKCGIDLYR, from the coding sequence ATGGGAGAGTACTTTATTGAGCCCGGACTCGACCCGAGAAAAGACCACGTTCTCTACCGCGATGACGAGCACCTTGTTGTCTACCTTGGGACGCAGGAGGGAGGAGAGGACGTTGACGTCAACAGCTACCTCATAGTCAGCAGGGGGAAGGGCATCCTCATAGACCCGGGAGGATACAAAATTTTCTCGAAGGTTCTTGCAAATGCGTCAAAGTACATCGACCCCAGGGATATTGAGTACATCTACATATGCCACCAGGACCCCGACGTTGCAGGTAGCTTGCCCCTGTGGAGAGAGGTGAGCAACGCGAAAATCATAGTCCACTGGCTCTGGACGAGGTTTTTACCGCACTTCGGCTTTGAGGATGCCAAGGCAGTGACCCACGAGTTGCCGGACGAGGGCGAGACGATGCCCTTCGGTGCCACTACGCTCGAGTTCATACCGGCACATTTCCTCCACAGCCCGGGACACTTCAGCATCTACGACCACAGGAGCAAGTTCCTCTTCACCGGAGACATAGGTATAGCCCTACTTGACGAGCCCTACATCGTCGTTGAAAACATTGAGAGGCACATTCAGGCGATGAGACCCGTTCACGAGAGGCTCATGCCGACGAACAGGGCCATAAAGGCCTGGCTCGACAGGGTGAAGTTCCTCGACGTCGAGGCGATACTGCCCCAGCACGGGGCGATAATACCGAAGAAGTTTATACCGAGGTTCTACGACTTCCTCGAGAACCTGAAGTGTGGCATTGACCTCTACCGCTGA
- a CDS encoding DHHA1 domain-containing protein: MTEKLYYSDPYLKEATAKVLEVKDLGNGLVEVLLDRTVFYPEGGGQPSDRGLIEGDGFTIEVTKVKEREEIWHEGVIEGRLPEKGEEVKLKLDWDWRYENMKNHTGQHILSAVLKKLYDLDTTGFQIFEHYNKIEVNGPLDWEMITEAEIEANRIVSEGIPVTVEEFKYLPDDIVKTLRKHVSKVTDRVRIVSIGDVDRTPCGGTHVKNTSEVGFIKVLRFYKKSKNLWRIEFVAGNRALRTLNELLEDYWKTLDEMPNKNRPLVDRARELKAEIDSLEEKLDELRHELWRWKGLALIDKAEEIGDYNVVSLVEKWPMKDAQAFAVNFVKENPGSILLLASEEYVLFARNEEVEVSMKELLAKVIEELGGKGGGTDNLARGRIEAEPEDILDVAKEKLGELIGSPRD, from the coding sequence ATGACCGAGAAGCTTTACTACTCGGACCCCTACCTCAAAGAGGCGACCGCGAAGGTCCTTGAGGTTAAAGACCTGGGAAACGGTCTGGTTGAGGTTCTCCTCGACAGGACGGTATTCTATCCCGAAGGCGGTGGTCAGCCCTCCGACAGGGGTCTTATAGAGGGCGACGGGTTCACGATAGAGGTCACCAAGGTGAAGGAGAGGGAGGAAATCTGGCACGAGGGCGTTATTGAGGGCAGGCTTCCTGAGAAGGGCGAGGAAGTTAAGCTGAAGCTTGACTGGGACTGGAGATACGAGAACATGAAGAACCACACCGGCCAGCACATCCTCTCGGCCGTTCTAAAGAAGCTCTACGACCTCGACACGACGGGCTTCCAGATTTTCGAGCACTACAACAAGATTGAGGTCAACGGCCCGCTCGACTGGGAGATGATTACCGAGGCCGAAATCGAGGCCAACAGGATAGTGTCGGAGGGAATTCCGGTAACGGTCGAGGAGTTCAAGTACCTCCCAGACGACATCGTCAAGACTCTCCGGAAGCACGTGAGCAAGGTAACTGACAGGGTCAGGATAGTGAGCATCGGTGACGTTGACAGGACTCCCTGCGGTGGAACCCACGTTAAGAACACCTCCGAGGTAGGGTTCATCAAGGTCCTCCGCTTCTATAAGAAATCCAAGAACCTCTGGAGGATAGAGTTCGTTGCGGGAAACAGGGCTCTAAGGACGCTCAACGAGCTCCTTGAGGACTACTGGAAGACCCTCGATGAGATGCCCAACAAGAACAGGCCCCTCGTTGATAGGGCCAGGGAGCTGAAGGCGGAGATTGACTCCCTTGAGGAAAAGCTCGATGAGCTCAGACACGAGCTCTGGCGCTGGAAGGGTCTGGCCTTGATTGACAAGGCCGAGGAGATAGGGGATTACAACGTTGTCTCCCTCGTCGAGAAGTGGCCCATGAAGGACGCCCAAGCCTTCGCCGTCAACTTCGTCAAGGAGAACCCCGGCTCAATACTCCTCCTGGCGAGCGAGGAATACGTCCTCTTTGCAAGGAACGAGGAAGTTGAGGTCTCGATGAAGGAACTCCTTGCGAAGGTCATCGAGGAACTTGGGGGGAAGGGCGGAGGCACCGACAACCTGGCGAGGGGCAGGATAGAGGCGGAGCCGGAGGACATCCTCGACGTTGCAAAGGAAAAGCTGGGGGAGCTCATAGGTTCTCCCAGGGATTGA
- a CDS encoding V-type ATP synthase subunit F has translation MKIAVLGDRDTALGFKLAGAHEVYAFEDSPLEMERLRNKLKELIERGDVGIILITERFAQRIEIPDVTIPIILQVPDRSGSKFGEEALREIVRRAIGVELKR, from the coding sequence ATGAAGATAGCCGTGCTCGGCGACAGGGACACCGCTCTGGGCTTCAAGTTGGCTGGGGCCCACGAGGTTTACGCCTTTGAGGATAGCCCCCTTGAGATGGAGAGGCTTAGGAACAAGCTTAAGGAGCTCATTGAGAGGGGCGACGTGGGAATCATACTCATAACCGAGAGGTTCGCCCAGAGGATTGAAATTCCGGACGTTACGATTCCAATCATCCTTCAGGTGCCGGACAGGTCCGGCTCTAAGTTCGGTGAAGAGGCCCTCCGCGAGATAGTCAGGAGGGCTATCGGTGTTGAGCTCAAGAGGTGA
- a CDS encoding ATP synthase subunit A, which yields MGRIIRVTGPLVVADGMRGSKMYEVVRVGEMGLIGEIIRLEGDKAVIQVYEETAGIRPGEPVEGTGSSLSVELGPGLLTSMYDGIQRPLEKLRELSGDFIARGLTAPALPRDKKWHFTPTVKVGDKVVGGDVLGTVPETSIIEHKILVPPWVEGEIVEIAEEGDYTVEEVIAKVKKPDGSIEELKMYHKWPVRVKRPYKNKLPPEVPLITGQRTIDTFFSIAKGGTAAIPGPFGSGKTVTQHQLAKWSDAQVVVYIGCGERGNEMTDVLEEFPKLKDPKTGKPLMERTVLIANTSNMPVAAREASIYTGITIAEYFRDQGYDVALMADSTSRWAEALREISGRLEEMPGEEGYPAYLASKIAEFYERAGRVVTLGQEPRVGSVSVIGAVSPPGGDFSEPVVQNTLRVVKVFWALDADLARRRHFPAINWLRSYSLYLDSIQDWWHKNVDPEWRKMRDTAMALLQKEAELQEIVRIVGPDALPDREKAILIVTRMLREDYLQQDAFDEVDTYCPPKKQVTMMRVILNFYNKTMEAVSRGVPVDEIAKLPVREKIGRMKFEPDVEKIRALIDETNEQFEELFKKYGA from the coding sequence ATGGGAAGGATAATTCGTGTTACGGGACCACTCGTCGTTGCGGACGGCATGAGAGGAAGCAAGATGTACGAGGTCGTTCGCGTCGGTGAGATGGGTCTCATCGGAGAAATCATCCGTCTCGAAGGCGACAAGGCAGTCATTCAGGTCTACGAGGAAACCGCTGGTATAAGGCCCGGTGAGCCGGTCGAGGGAACCGGTTCGTCGCTCAGCGTCGAGCTCGGTCCCGGTCTGCTCACCTCGATGTACGACGGAATTCAGAGACCGCTTGAAAAGCTCCGCGAGCTCAGTGGTGACTTCATAGCGAGGGGTCTTACCGCTCCGGCCCTGCCAAGGGACAAGAAGTGGCACTTCACGCCAACCGTTAAGGTCGGCGACAAGGTGGTTGGTGGAGACGTCCTCGGTACCGTTCCGGAAACCAGCATCATCGAGCACAAAATCCTCGTTCCGCCTTGGGTCGAGGGTGAGATAGTCGAGATAGCCGAGGAAGGCGACTACACCGTTGAGGAAGTTATCGCCAAGGTCAAGAAGCCCGACGGGAGCATAGAGGAGCTCAAGATGTACCACAAGTGGCCTGTCCGTGTCAAGAGGCCCTACAAGAACAAGCTCCCGCCCGAGGTCCCGCTCATCACCGGACAGAGGACCATCGACACTTTCTTCTCGATAGCCAAGGGTGGAACCGCTGCCATTCCGGGTCCGTTCGGTTCAGGAAAGACCGTCACCCAGCACCAGCTTGCCAAGTGGAGTGACGCGCAGGTCGTCGTCTACATCGGTTGCGGTGAGCGCGGAAACGAGATGACCGACGTTCTTGAGGAGTTCCCCAAGCTCAAGGACCCGAAGACCGGTAAACCGCTCATGGAGAGAACGGTTTTGATAGCCAACACCTCAAACATGCCGGTCGCGGCTCGTGAGGCTTCAATCTACACCGGAATCACCATCGCCGAGTACTTCCGCGACCAGGGCTACGACGTCGCTCTTATGGCCGACTCCACCTCAAGATGGGCCGAGGCGCTCCGTGAAATTTCCGGCCGTCTCGAGGAGATGCCCGGTGAGGAAGGTTACCCCGCTTACCTCGCGAGTAAGATAGCGGAGTTCTACGAGCGTGCCGGTCGCGTCGTCACGCTCGGTCAGGAGCCGAGGGTCGGTAGCGTTTCCGTCATCGGTGCCGTTTCACCGCCGGGTGGTGACTTCAGCGAGCCCGTCGTTCAGAACACCCTGCGTGTCGTCAAGGTCTTCTGGGCGCTCGATGCCGACCTCGCGAGAAGGAGGCACTTCCCGGCAATCAACTGGCTGAGGAGCTACTCGCTCTACCTTGACTCGATACAGGACTGGTGGCACAAGAACGTTGACCCAGAGTGGAGGAAGATGCGCGATACAGCTATGGCCCTCCTCCAGAAAGAGGCTGAACTCCAGGAGATTGTCAGAATCGTCGGTCCAGATGCACTGCCGGACAGGGAGAAGGCCATACTCATCGTCACGAGGATGCTCCGTGAGGACTACCTCCAGCAGGACGCTTTCGACGAGGTCGACACCTACTGCCCGCCGAAGAAGCAGGTCACAATGATGCGCGTTATCCTGAACTTCTACAACAAGACCATGGAGGCCGTCAGCAGGGGAGTTCCGGTTGACGAGATAGCCAAGCTCCCGGTCAGGGAGAAGATTGGCCGTATGAAGTTCGAGCCCGACGTTGAGAAGATTAGGGCGCTCATCGATGAGACGAACGAGCAGTTTGAAGAGCTCTTCAAGAAGTACGGGGCGTGA
- a CDS encoding V-type ATP synthase subunit D encodes MAELLNVKPTRMELLNLKRRIQLAKKGHKLLKDKQDALVMEFFTIYDEALQLRRELNLKMKEAFEALQMAEIDVGTLRLKEISLSVKPNREVEIRKRNVMGVPVPLIEAESFKRNAGERGYAFVSSSAKVDLVAEKFEEVLDLAVRLAEVEETLKRLAREIEVTKRRVNALEYIIIPRMEATVKFIKQRLDEMERENFFRLKRVKALIEARSGS; translated from the coding sequence ATGGCAGAACTGCTCAACGTGAAGCCGACGCGAATGGAGCTCCTCAACCTGAAGAGGCGCATCCAGCTGGCCAAGAAGGGTCACAAGCTCCTCAAGGACAAGCAAGATGCTTTAGTCATGGAGTTCTTCACAATCTACGACGAGGCGCTCCAGCTGAGGCGCGAGCTCAATCTCAAGATGAAGGAGGCCTTCGAGGCCCTTCAGATGGCCGAGATTGACGTTGGAACGCTCCGCCTCAAGGAGATAAGCCTTTCCGTGAAGCCCAACAGGGAGGTCGAGATTAGGAAAAGGAACGTCATGGGCGTTCCGGTTCCCCTCATCGAGGCCGAGAGCTTCAAGAGGAACGCGGGGGAGAGGGGTTACGCCTTCGTTTCGAGCTCCGCCAAGGTTGACCTCGTGGCCGAGAAGTTCGAGGAGGTCCTCGATTTGGCGGTCCGCCTTGCAGAGGTAGAGGAGACCCTCAAGAGGCTCGCGAGGGAAATCGAGGTCACCAAGAGGCGCGTCAACGCGCTCGAGTACATCATAATCCCGCGCATGGAGGCTACCGTTAAGTTCATCAAGCAGAGGCTCGACGAGATGGAGCGCGAGAACTTCTTCAGGCTCAAGAGGGTTAAGGCGTTAATCGAGGCCAGGAGCGGTTCCTGA
- a CDS encoding ATP synthase subunit B, whose translation MPGMEYSTVSKIYGPLMIVEGVKGVAYGEVVEIETESGEKRKGQVLEARENLAIVQVFEGTRDLDVKTTSVRFTGETLKVPVSMDMLGRIFNGIGKPIDGGPEIIPEDRRDVHGAPLNPVARAYPRDFIQTGISAIDGMNTLVRGQKLPIFSGSGLPHNMLAAQIARQAKVLGEEEQFAVVFAAMGITYEEANFFKKSFEETGAIERAVLFLNLADDPAIERIITPRMALTVAEYLAFDYDMQVLVILTDMTNYAEALREISAAREEVPGRRGYPGYMYTDLATIYERAGRVRGKKGSITQMPILTMPDDDITHPIPDLTGYITEGQIVLSRELHRKGIYPPIDVLPSLSRLMKDGIGKGRTREDHPQLAQQLYAAYAEGRSLRDLVAVVGEEALSETDRKYLKFADRFEREFIAQRYDEDRSIFETLDLGWELLAELPESELKRVRKEYILKYHPKYRKRGE comes from the coding sequence ATGCCGGGAATGGAGTACTCCACCGTTAGCAAGATTTACGGCCCGCTGATGATTGTCGAGGGCGTCAAGGGAGTCGCCTACGGTGAGGTCGTCGAGATAGAGACCGAGAGCGGGGAGAAGAGGAAGGGACAGGTGCTCGAGGCCAGGGAGAACCTCGCGATAGTCCAGGTCTTTGAGGGAACGCGCGACTTGGACGTCAAGACCACCAGCGTCCGCTTCACCGGCGAGACCCTTAAGGTTCCCGTTTCGATGGACATGCTGGGAAGAATCTTCAACGGTATCGGTAAGCCCATCGACGGCGGACCGGAAATCATACCCGAGGACAGGAGAGACGTTCACGGTGCACCCCTCAACCCCGTTGCCCGTGCCTATCCGAGGGACTTCATCCAGACCGGTATCTCGGCCATAGACGGTATGAACACCCTCGTTCGCGGTCAGAAGCTTCCGATATTCAGCGGTTCAGGTCTGCCTCACAACATGCTCGCGGCCCAGATAGCGAGGCAGGCGAAGGTCCTCGGTGAGGAGGAGCAGTTCGCCGTCGTCTTCGCGGCTATGGGTATCACCTACGAAGAAGCTAATTTCTTCAAGAAGAGCTTCGAGGAGACAGGAGCAATAGAGAGGGCCGTGCTCTTCCTCAACCTCGCCGACGACCCGGCAATCGAGCGTATCATCACCCCGCGTATGGCCCTGACCGTTGCAGAGTACCTTGCCTTCGACTACGACATGCAGGTGCTCGTTATCCTCACGGACATGACCAACTACGCCGAGGCTCTGCGTGAGATTTCGGCAGCGAGAGAAGAGGTTCCCGGAAGGCGCGGTTATCCGGGTTACATGTACACTGACCTCGCCACCATCTACGAGAGGGCAGGTCGTGTCAGGGGCAAGAAGGGAAGCATAACCCAGATGCCAATCCTTACGATGCCCGACGATGACATCACCCACCCGATTCCAGATTTGACCGGTTACATCACCGAGGGTCAGATAGTCCTCAGCAGGGAACTCCACAGGAAAGGAATTTACCCGCCAATCGACGTCCTCCCGAGCCTCAGCCGTCTGATGAAGGACGGTATCGGTAAGGGAAGAACCAGGGAGGACCACCCACAGCTGGCCCAGCAGCTCTACGCGGCCTACGCCGAGGGACGCTCCCTTAGAGACCTCGTGGCGGTTGTCGGTGAAGAGGCTTTGAGCGAGACCGACAGGAAGTACCTCAAGTTCGCGGACAGGTTCGAGCGCGAGTTCATCGCCCAGCGCTACGACGAGGACAGGAGCATCTTTGAGACCCTCGACCTTGGCTGGGAGCTCCTTGCAGAGTTGCCAGAGAGCGAGCTCAAGCGTGTCAGGAAGGAGTACATCCTCAAGTACCACCCCAAGTACAGGAAGAGGGGCGAGTGA